In one Culex quinquefasciatus strain JHB chromosome 2, VPISU_Cqui_1.0_pri_paternal, whole genome shotgun sequence genomic region, the following are encoded:
- the LOC6042943 gene encoding membrane-bound transcription factor site-2 protease, with amino-acid sequence MEFLVFLGVVVAVYGVLLFFDNFFKSCMHHPYEAFLRGTGLTVKFLRLQWHTTALNRSIVKWSTAYPKLLDLSFGLGVYISIILMPLASFLIIASTFHTKSGHGGKGSEGAGSSGVAGVKESVSLDLLIPGVNLPLNEIGYYVAALAINSVVHELGHGLAAVLEDIPIKGFGFHVMLIIPMAYTQLDSDQLNGLRTWKRLKVLCAGIWHNLVLAACAYLLFMATPAMLSAVYRVNDAVMVTGIKDGSPLLGTRGLEQGDIITSINSCDIRNEGSWYGCLLETLHSQPSYCISPDFVHLNDESVPISHKSDGLIECCNAENKASNCFEYMEDINAEDVALPQHMCLNIRKVVENSFAYCHHQPTCPEGHCFKPMINNFTTIMQIRRDRKPDVIYIGHPADLTRTIRISQFVPKTGLFQPGFADAIQLLLKYVTVFALGLAVINVIPCFGFDGQHIVATLLANGLVTSRVPQKSKRDVIALCVNIVGTLFVFILLTKVFWQMIFRALWE; translated from the exons ATGGAATTTCTGGTGTTTTTGGGCGTGGTGGTGGCCGTTTACGGCGTGCTGCTATTTTTCGACAACTTTTTCAAG AGTTGCATGCACCACCCGTACGAGGCCTTCCTGCGAGGGACCGGCCTGACGGTGAAGTTCCTCCGGCTGCAGTGGCACACGACGGCCCTCAACCGGTCCATCGTCAAGTGGAGTACGGCCTATCCGAAGCTGCTCGATCTGAGCTTTGGCCTCGGAGTTTATATCTCGATTATCCTGATGCCGTTGGCGTCGTTCCTGATAATCGCTTCGACGTTCCACACCAAGAGTGGCCACGGTGGCAAGGGCTCGGAAGGAGCCGGGTCAAGTGGGGTGGCCGGCGTGAAGGAATCTGTTTCGCTTGATCTGCTCATCCCGGGAGTGAATCTGCCGCTGAACGAAATTGGTTACTACGTGGCGGCCCTGGCCATCAACAGTGTCGTGCACGAGCTTGGCCATGGGCTGGCCGCGGTCCTCGAGGACATTCCCATCAAGGGGTTCGGCTTTCACGTGATGCTGATCATTCCGATGGCGTACACCCAGCTAGATTCGGATCAGCTCAACGGGTTGAGGACGTGGAAGCGGCTGAAGGTACTCTGCGCTGGAATCTGGCACAACTTGGTCCTTGCGGCTTGTGCATATCTACTCTTCATGGCCACACCAGCCATGCTATCAGCAGTTTACCGTGTCAACGACGCCGTCATGGTCACCGGCATCAAAGACGGATCGCCCCTCCTCGGAACTCGTGGCCTCGAACAAGGAGACATCATCACTTCGATCAACAGCTGCGACATCCGGAACGAGGGCTCCTGGTACGGCTGCCTGCTCGAAACGCTCCACTCCCAACCCTCGTACTGCATCTCCCCGGATTTCGTACACCTCAACGACGAATCCGTCCCAATCTCCCACAAAAGCGACGGCCTCATCGAGTGCTGCAACGCGGAAAACAAAGCCTCCAACTGCTTCGAGTACATGGAAGACATCAACGCGGAGGACGTCGCCCTGCCCCAGCACATGTGTCTCAACATCCGGAAGGTGGTCGAAAACTCGTTCGCCTATTGCCACCACCAGCCAACCTGCCCCGAAGGGCACTGCTTCAAACCCATGATCAACAACTTCACCACCATCATGCAAATCCGGCGCGACCGCAAGCCGGACGTCATCTACATTGGCCACCCGGCCGACCTCACCCGAACCATCCGCATCTCCCAGTTCGTCCCGAAAACCGGCCTCTTCCAACCGGGCTTCGCCGACGCCATCCAGCTGCTGCTCAAGTACGTCACCGTGTTCGCCCTCGGACTGGCCGTTATCAACGTTATCCCGTGCTTCGGATTCGACGGGCAGCACATTGTGGCCACGCTGCTGGCGAACGGACTCGTCACGAGCAGGGTGCCGCAGAAAAGCAAACGGGACGTGATTGCGCTGTGCGTCAACATCGTCGGGACGCTGTTCGTTTTTATCCTGCTGACGAAGGTGTTTTGGCAGATGATCTTCAGGGCGCTGTGGGAGTAG
- the LOC6042942 gene encoding transmembrane protein 39A encodes MTVTNRRIPRLSNHRLPQQHFQHQAAAGPGGGGGAGGGGAGAGIGNNLGGVGVANDEHGGAMNGDEDGQFSFGTPFPKHVPFPNVDHSSELVNEFLIFGFTIIASATQFLHLYRTVWWLPNSYTRQAVNFYLIDWDLAIFIYVMASRRLLYCCILKLIDLNCPEAYADICKRIAKYVFLACVLISFVGCGIQIFQKNSYLYLFCLSYPFVLYLTIFGFNLEQFLRTIVDTEVNCINGMPVHSCSSNAISVRSEVEALKSDFNNRFKQIIFTSVLNAYYSGFVPCVLVPKHLYYDIFWVTQHLGFIFIGGFTMCVAYCFPVRYCDVFHRAALHLGTWNRVTHRTHHPPPYAWSKSTIFPYGAYVRHLGEIYRASGFCTSAVPANNSHIRFFVIFKNPALIYMVLFGIQIVLVVVQLLILMASREWHNLISIGFLLLANYFTLFKIARDYLIAKRIYAGESTGDKFKTN; translated from the exons ATGACCGTGACGAACCGTAGGATTCCGCGGCTGTCGAACCACCGGCTACCGCAGCAGCATTTCCAGCACCAGGCCGCAGCAGGACCAGGCGGGGGTGGAGGAGCAGGAGGAGGCGGAGCTGGGGCTGGCATCGGTAACAATCTTGGCGGCGTCGGAGTGGCCAACGATGAGCACGGCGGGGCGATGAACGGCGACGAGGACGGGCAGTTTAGCTTTGGGACGCCGTTTCCGAAGCACGTTCCGTTCCCGAACGTGGACCACAGCTCGGAGCTGGTGAATGAATTTCTGATCTTTGGCTTTACCATTATTGCGAGTGCAACGCAGTTTCTGCACCTGTACCGGACGGTTTGGTGGCTTCCGAACTCGTACACCCGACAGGCGGTAAATTTCTACCTCATTGACTGGGACTTGGCCATCTTTATCTATGTGATGGCGAGCCGGCGGTTGCTTTACTGCTGCATCCTGAAGCTGATCGATCTCAACTGTCCGGAGGCGTACGCGGACATTTGCAAACGAATCGCCAAGTACGTCTTCCTGGCGTGTGTCCTCATCTCCTTTGTCGGATGTGGAATTCAGATTTTCCAGAAGAACAGCTACCTGTACCTGTTCTGCCTGTCCTACCCGTTTGTCCTGTATCTGACCATCTTTGGCTTCAACCTGGAGCAGTTCCTGCGGACGATCGTGGACACCGAGGTGAACTGCATCAACGGAATGCCCGTGCACAGCTGCTCGTCCAACGCCATCTCAGTCCGATCCGAGGTGGAAGCGCTCAAGTCGGACTTTAACAACCGCTTCAAGCAGATCATCTTCACTTCGGTCCTGAACGCGTACTATTCCGGCTTCGTGCCGTGCGTGCTCGTTCCGAAGCATCTGTACTACGACATCTTCTGGGTCACGCAACATCTGGGCTTCATCTTCATCGGGGGCTTCACCATGTGCGTGGCCTACTGCTTCCCGGTGCGGTACTGTGACGTGTTTCATCGGGCCGCCCTGCATCTGGGAACGTGGAACCGGGTCACCCATCGGACGCACCATCCGCCGCCGTACGCGTGGTCCAAGTCGACCATCTTTCCGTACGGTGCGTACGTGCGCCATCTGGGGGAGATCTACCGGGCGTCCGGGTTCTGCACGTCGGCCGTGCCAGCCAACAACAGCCACATACGGTTCTTT GTTATATTCAAGAACCCGGCCCTGATCTACATGGTGCTGTTCGGCATCCAGATCGTGCTGGTGGTCGTCCAGCTGCTCATCCTGATGGCGTCACGCGAGTGGCACAACCTCATCTCGATCGGGTTCCTTCTGTTGGCCAACTACTTCACGCTGTTCAAAATCGCCCGGGATTACCTGATCGCAAAAAGAATCTACGCCGGCGAAAGCACCGGAGACAAATTCAAGACCAACTGA
- the LOC6042941 gene encoding LYR motif-containing protein 2, which translates to MSKLPKAALSLKQFMLRQEVLKLYRTIFRTIRQVPDASSRHELREWARSDFRANRNQTEELAIKMLIQHANRSLKELQTSLELSGTPAGTKAAK; encoded by the exons ATGTCTAAATTACCCAAAGCAGCTCTTAGCTTGAAGCAG TTTATGCTCCGCCAGGAGGTCCTCAAGCTGTACCGGACCATCTTCCGCACGATCCGACAGGTTCCGGACGCATCCAGCCGGCACGAACTGCGCGAGTGGGCCCGGTCCGATTTCCGCGCCAACCGCAACCAGACCGAAGAGCTGGCCATCAAAATGCTCATCCAGCACGCGAATCGTTCGCTCAAGGAGTTGCAGACCAGCCTGGAGCTGAGCGGAACGCCGGCGGGGACAAAAGCAGCGAAATAG